In Candidatus Babeliales bacterium, the following proteins share a genomic window:
- a CDS encoding polysaccharide biosynthesis protein — MRIISYLIMFYILMNSVSAFSNYQNNFELFENKTILILGGTGYLGRAIATEILQYNPAKIIIFSRDEVKHFNLEKCFHKNSKIQSILGDIRDYYALLSAMVGVNIVFHVAALKRMDSLESNVEEAIKTNILASINVFRACVESNVEKALFISTDKACLPINAYGACKFVSEKLFTNYDSSKISTKFMVVRFGNILESTGSVIPIFSEKIKLGEEIPLTSDQMTRFIINKKEAVSLIFDAIRYGNGGEIFVKRLPAMKITDLVDVLKMHFNSDNSVRVIGLRPGEKIHERLISESEMQRAIQFNDDLFIIRPTVVNLFCSAENIPSYMKEAKDIQNISWREYSSDLEPISKDELASIINKLSILELKGNEYEKNNSPGHDYFCHNF; from the coding sequence ATGAGGATCATTTCTTACTTGATAATGTTTTATATTTTAATGAATTCGGTAAGTGCTTTTTCTAATTATCAAAATAACTTTGAATTATTTGAAAATAAAACCATCCTAATTTTAGGAGGTACTGGATATCTAGGCAGAGCGATAGCCACTGAAATTTTGCAATATAATCCTGCAAAAATAATTATTTTTAGCAGGGATGAAGTAAAGCATTTTAATTTGGAAAAATGCTTTCATAAGAATTCTAAAATTCAAAGCATTCTTGGGGATATTAGAGATTATTACGCCTTGTTAAGTGCAATGGTTGGCGTCAATATAGTTTTTCATGTGGCTGCACTTAAAAGAATGGATTCTTTGGAGTCAAATGTTGAAGAAGCGATTAAAACTAATATTTTGGCGTCAATCAACGTTTTTAGGGCATGTGTAGAATCCAACGTTGAAAAAGCCTTGTTTATTTCGACAGATAAAGCCTGCTTGCCAATTAACGCTTATGGGGCATGCAAGTTTGTGAGTGAAAAGCTTTTTACAAATTATGATTCAAGCAAAATTAGCACAAAATTTATGGTGGTACGTTTTGGAAATATTTTAGAAAGTACTGGGTCGGTGATTCCTATATTTTCTGAAAAGATAAAACTAGGAGAAGAAATTCCCTTAACCAGTGATCAAATGACTCGTTTTATAATAAATAAAAAAGAAGCCGTTAGTTTAATCTTTGATGCAATACGGTATGGGAATGGTGGGGAAATTTTTGTTAAGAGACTTCCAGCTATGAAAATTACAGATTTAGTTGACGTGCTCAAGATGCATTTTAATAGTGATAATAGTGTTAGGGTTATTGGCTTAAGGCCAGGTGAAAAAATTCATGAGCGTTTGATTAGTGAATCGGAAATGCAAAGAGCTATACAATTTAATGACGATTTGTTTATAATACGCCCAACGGTAGTAAATCTATTTTGCTCAGCCGAAAATATACCCAGTTATATGAAGGAAGCAAAAGATATACAGAATATTAGTTGGCGCGAGTATAGCTCAGACTTGGAACCGATATCCAAAGATGAATTAGCGAGCATTATTAACAAGCTTTCGATACTGGAATTAAAAGGAAACGAGTATGAAAAAAATAACAGTCCTGGGCATGATTATTTTTGTCATAACTTTTGA
- a CDS encoding class I SAM-dependent methyltransferase yields MKKITVLGMIIFVITFEVFSLTAKNLVYVYKNDSSFERIVTEAFDKLNIEYKIVDAVKEESALYILFDVLDWDEKNLPKYFIAYQSFNLSSNILTESYLSKLRRAIVVWDYSRENIDQYKSKLFNYFYFPSDYEFIDPICLVCKLPIEALKTYRDLLMYSNSNNTDISSHLPTLFYYGLVQNPKIIVEAGVRGGESTIPLRKAQSFCGSQLIGIDISPYAGNAYQGLANSAFVCMDDLLFPEYYKNKFGNQKIDLVFIDTSHLYEHTLAEIKAFVPLLSVNGLLAFHDSNVTPIEGHSWITISNVVCSTGPGNTRGVTEALQEYLGMQFDESCYLNFHATSVDGNAWHVIHYPFCNGFTILKKENK; encoded by the coding sequence ATGAAAAAAATAACAGTCCTGGGCATGATTATTTTTGTCATAACTTTTGAGGTTTTCTCTCTAACGGCGAAAAATTTAGTCTATGTTTATAAGAATGACAGCTCTTTCGAAAGAATAGTGACTGAAGCTTTTGATAAATTGAATATAGAATACAAAATTGTTGATGCTGTAAAAGAAGAAAGCGCGCTCTATATACTTTTTGATGTTTTGGATTGGGATGAAAAGAATCTCCCAAAGTATTTTATTGCCTATCAATCATTCAATCTTAGTAGCAATATTTTGACCGAGAGTTATCTAAGTAAATTGAGGCGCGCGATTGTCGTGTGGGATTATAGCCGAGAAAATATAGATCAGTATAAATCGAAATTATTTAATTATTTTTATTTTCCCTCAGATTATGAATTCATCGACCCAATATGTCTGGTATGTAAGCTGCCAATTGAGGCATTAAAAACTTACCGCGATTTGCTGATGTATAGCAATAGCAATAACACCGATATATCAAGCCATCTCCCCACGCTTTTTTATTATGGATTAGTTCAAAATCCGAAAATTATAGTAGAAGCAGGAGTGAGGGGTGGAGAATCGACTATTCCCTTGCGAAAGGCCCAAAGTTTTTGCGGTTCGCAACTCATAGGCATAGACATTTCGCCATATGCAGGCAATGCATACCAAGGCTTAGCTAATAGTGCCTTTGTTTGTATGGACGATTTGCTATTTCCTGAATACTATAAAAATAAATTTGGAAATCAAAAAATAGACCTGGTTTTTATTGATACATCCCACCTTTATGAACACACTTTGGCTGAAATAAAAGCGTTCGTCCCGCTTTTAAGTGTAAATGGATTATTGGCTTTTCACGATTCAAACGTTACCCCTATAGAGGGCCACTCATGGATCACGATTAGTAATGTTGTGTGCTCGACCGGACCTGGAAATACGCGGGGAGTTACTGAAGCTCTCCAAGAATATCTAGGGATGCAGTTTGATGAAAGCTGTTATCTAAATTTTCATGCAACCTCCGTTGATGGGAATGCATGGCATGTAATCCATTATCCTTTCTGCAATGGGTTTACTATTTTAAAAAAAGAAAATAAGTAG
- a CDS encoding NAD-dependent epimerase/dehydratase family protein: MNKKILCVLFLFFFNEAIPGAKRVLVFGGTGWIGGKIVRALKSAGHNPIIATSRLENRHEIINEISKTSPDYIINAAGLTGKPNVDWCEDHRPETIRTNVIGTLNLADVAYLHDLHMTNISTGCIYEYDKEHPMKSGKGFTEEEEPNFTGSFYSRSKIFLEKLILEYPNVLNLRVKMPISLELDKGFVGKITKYKKLINIPNSISILEDLVPLVIDMTFRQIKGNYNFVNPGTLSHNEVLELYKRFIDPNHAYENFSIEEQNQILKARRANAELSPNKLLKVYPEIPTARQSLERLFQSIKQ, translated from the coding sequence ATGAATAAAAAAATACTCTGTGTCCTCTTTTTATTTTTTTTTAATGAAGCTATTCCTGGGGCTAAAAGAGTTTTGGTTTTCGGAGGCACTGGTTGGATAGGTGGAAAGATTGTTCGAGCCTTAAAAAGTGCAGGCCACAACCCAATTATTGCAACTAGCCGTCTTGAAAATAGGCACGAGATAATTAATGAAATATCAAAAACGTCGCCTGATTATATTATTAACGCGGCAGGTCTCACTGGGAAACCAAATGTCGATTGGTGCGAAGATCATAGACCAGAAACTATACGGACGAATGTAATTGGAACTCTTAATTTAGCAGATGTTGCATATCTGCACGATTTACATATGACAAACATTAGTACAGGTTGTATCTATGAATATGATAAAGAACACCCGATGAAAAGTGGTAAAGGATTTACAGAAGAAGAAGAACCAAATTTTACTGGATCTTTTTATTCACGAAGCAAGATTTTTCTGGAAAAGCTAATTTTGGAATATCCAAATGTTTTAAACTTACGAGTAAAAATGCCCATTTCACTAGAACTGGACAAGGGATTCGTAGGTAAAATTACTAAATATAAAAAACTTATAAATATTCCTAATTCTATATCGATATTAGAGGACCTCGTGCCATTGGTTATTGATATGACATTCCGGCAAATCAAAGGAAATTATAATTTCGTAAATCCTGGAACTTTGTCTCACAACGAGGTACTTGAATTATATAAGCGGTTTATCGATCCAAATCATGCCTACGAAAACTTTTCAATAGAAGAGCAGAATCAGATATTGAAAGCTCGTCGAGCGAATGCTGAACTGAGTCCAAATAAATTATTGAAAGTTTATCCAGAAATTCCCACGGCCAGACAATCATTAGAGCGGCTGTTTCAATCAATTAAACAATGA
- a CDS encoding class I SAM-dependent methyltransferase: MRCGIRARATFAYSTTPGTREYFDEVEARKYFVEPHIPGFAEFGLWSGKRVLEIGCEIGTEAINFANGAQLTIIELSNESLELAKKRFEVYGLTANFILGSA, translated from the coding sequence GTGCGTTGTGGAATACGCGCCCGTGCAACGTTCGCCTATTCCACAACGCCAGGAACCCGTGAATATTTTGATGAGGTTGAAGCAAGAAAATATTTTGTGGAGCCCCATATTCCAGGTTTTGCTGAGTTTGGATTGTGGAGCGGAAAACGAGTTTTAGAAATCGGATGTGAAATTGGAACCGAAGCAATCAATTTCGCAAATGGGGCACAGTTGACCATCATCGAATTATCAAATGAAAGTTTAGAGCTCGCAAAAAAAAGATTCGAGGTGTATGGGTTAACGGCCAATTTCATTTTAGGAAGTGCCTAA
- a CDS encoding nucleotide sugar dehydrogenase has protein sequence MKPVLSVSLALMLLTSICVNAIDNITVIGIGCLGICNALCLEKVGFNVLGIDISPEYVHKINTKTLESCEPGVIDYLQKSKNFRASTSLDEGLKFSDVYFVVVATPTTPNDEAYDHSILNSLLEEINKRKVANKHIVICCTVFPGYIHSIAPILLKDCTNVSVSYNPEFIAQGNIIQGFENPDIVLIGEGSREAGDILESIHRKVCKNNPKICRMSAESAEITKLSINCFITTKIAFANMIGDIADKTPGANKYDVLNAIGNDSRIGTKCLKPGYGFGGPCFPRDNRALGSYSKKIGIDPFIPQATDESNKLHARTMAESMINSGDDAYVFEDVNYKDNCPVIILTESQKLAVAAEVAHRGRRVTIRDQEKVIAQVKKNYGNLFDYESI, from the coding sequence ATGAAGCCAGTACTCAGCGTCTCTTTAGCGTTAATGTTATTAACTTCTATTTGCGTCAATGCCATAGACAATATCACCGTGATTGGCATTGGCTGCTTAGGAATATGCAATGCTCTTTGTTTGGAAAAAGTCGGATTCAATGTTTTGGGAATCGATATTTCACCAGAATATGTACACAAAATAAATACAAAAACATTAGAATCATGCGAGCCGGGCGTGATCGATTATTTGCAAAAAAGTAAGAATTTTAGAGCCTCAACATCATTAGATGAAGGGCTCAAATTTTCAGACGTGTATTTTGTTGTTGTCGCAACGCCGACGACACCAAACGATGAAGCCTATGATCACTCAATACTCAATAGCCTCCTTGAAGAAATTAATAAACGCAAAGTCGCAAACAAACATATCGTAATTTGCTGCACTGTTTTCCCAGGCTACATCCACTCAATTGCGCCTATCCTCCTTAAAGATTGTACGAACGTCTCAGTGAGTTATAATCCTGAATTTATCGCACAAGGAAATATTATTCAGGGTTTTGAAAATCCTGATATCGTTCTTATTGGCGAAGGTTCTCGTGAAGCTGGCGATATCTTGGAATCAATCCACAGAAAAGTTTGCAAAAATAATCCAAAAATATGCCGAATGTCCGCCGAAAGCGCAGAAATAACCAAATTATCAATAAATTGTTTCATAACAACTAAAATAGCTTTTGCTAACATGATTGGCGACATTGCAGATAAAACCCCTGGTGCCAATAAATACGATGTTTTAAATGCAATCGGAAACGATTCAAGAATTGGGACAAAGTGCTTGAAACCAGGGTACGGATTTGGCGGGCCATGCTTTCCTCGCGATAATAGAGCCCTTGGTAGCTACAGCAAAAAAATTGGTATTGATCCCTTTATTCCCCAAGCTACTGACGAATCAAATAAACTTCATGCTCGAACAATGGCCGAATCTATGATCAACTCTGGAGACGATGCATATGTTTTTGAAGATGTAAATTACAAAGATAATTGCCCCGTAATTATTCTCACGGAATCACAAAAGTTAGCGGTCGCAGCTGAAGTTGCCCATCGCGGGAGGCGAGTAACTATTCGTGATCAAGAAAAAGTTATAGCACAAGTTAAAAAAAATTATGGCAATTTATTTGATTATGAAAGCATTTAA
- a CDS encoding FkbM family methyltransferase yields MNSVFKSFFIVTICAACATLRSQDSADGFIHQLFGDKRTGVFFDIGAGDGITDNKTYYFEKQLGWVGACTESLPSIYEKLRTCRLAICINAGITPQGGTLPFLKVTTENADEQNAKALSGPLALFEPAELKRTIEKAYNLKGKIELTDMQCFTFAQIMEALELNHIDLLSVAKSKQTAEILKTIDFSVFDIDVIVIENTLNNYDIQKMLISNGFVLLKKTDFEEIYRNTKYLQ; encoded by the coding sequence ATGAATAGCGTCTTTAAAAGCTTTTTTATAGTGACAATTTGCGCCGCTTGCGCCACATTACGCTCCCAAGATAGCGCAGATGGATTTATCCACCAACTTTTTGGCGACAAAAGAACTGGGGTCTTTTTTGATATCGGAGCTGGTGACGGAATCACTGATAACAAAACCTATTATTTTGAAAAACAATTAGGGTGGGTGGGCGCGTGCACAGAGAGTTTGCCCTCAATATATGAAAAACTTCGCACCTGCAGATTAGCGATTTGCATAAATGCAGGAATCACTCCGCAGGGCGGAACGCTGCCTTTCTTAAAAGTTACCACTGAAAATGCTGATGAACAAAACGCAAAGGCTTTAAGCGGGCCACTGGCATTATTTGAACCAGCAGAACTAAAACGGACCATTGAAAAAGCTTACAACCTAAAAGGCAAGATTGAGCTTACCGATATGCAGTGCTTTACCTTTGCGCAAATAATGGAAGCGCTGGAACTTAATCATATTGATTTATTAAGCGTCGCGAAAAGCAAACAAACTGCAGAGATCCTAAAAACAATAGACTTTAGTGTTTTTGACATAGATGTTATTGTGATCGAAAATACGCTTAATAACTACGATATTCAAAAAATGCTGATTTCCAATGGATTCGTATTACTCAAAAAAACTGATTTTGAAGAAATCTATCGCAATACAAAATATCTACAATAA
- a CDS encoding FAD-dependent oxidoreductase, with amino-acid sequence MSLVRSRIISILAVGLAVACATIFVWQRQQCTGPYSLCDSAKKENLVPVAIIGGGPAGLSAAVYTARAQFRTVVFGGMEPGGELTGVKLIENWPGRQGSTGAQLIDDLTSQAKHFGAMLVNQAITKVDFSQWPFVLTLDDGTIIHALAVIIASGGIARRLDIPGVERYWGKGVGSCTICEAPFYKDKDAAVVGGGDTSGERALQLAAYAKNVYLIVREPRLQACATVQDYLKKAKNIHIYVNTKLEQISGDDDAVTSMVIREGKNSAQQIPINGLYFAIGYIPNSALFKTKLAVDNQGFIKVEPQTQKTTVPGIFAAGNVAASDKEYGKAGVASGSGVKAGMDTIAFLEKIGFTQEQAEKTAPRFYQPPTMNDENTLNKKSVLSDYYSIESVQN; translated from the coding sequence ATGAGTTTAGTTCGATCCAGAATTATTAGCATACTAGCGGTTGGCCTTGCGGTGGCGTGTGCCACAATTTTTGTCTGGCAACGCCAACAATGCACGGGGCCGTACTCATTATGTGATTCTGCAAAAAAAGAAAATCTCGTTCCTGTTGCCATTATTGGCGGTGGACCCGCTGGGCTCAGTGCTGCCGTTTACACTGCCCGGGCACAATTTAGAACGGTTGTTTTTGGTGGCATGGAACCGGGTGGAGAATTAACCGGCGTAAAGCTGATCGAAAATTGGCCAGGAAGGCAAGGATCTACGGGTGCGCAACTGATTGATGATCTAACTTCGCAAGCAAAACATTTTGGCGCAATGTTGGTCAACCAAGCAATTACGAAAGTTGATTTTTCGCAGTGGCCGTTTGTTTTAACATTAGACGATGGAACTATTATTCATGCATTGGCGGTAATTATTGCTTCAGGTGGCATAGCGCGGCGCCTCGATATTCCGGGTGTTGAAAGATATTGGGGAAAAGGGGTGGGTAGCTGCACCATATGCGAAGCACCTTTCTATAAAGACAAAGACGCTGCGGTTGTGGGGGGTGGCGATACGAGTGGCGAGCGGGCGTTGCAGCTTGCGGCGTACGCAAAAAATGTTTATTTAATTGTTCGGGAGCCTCGGCTTCAAGCGTGTGCAACCGTGCAGGATTATCTAAAAAAAGCGAAGAACATCCATATTTACGTTAATACAAAGCTTGAACAAATTAGCGGTGACGATGATGCTGTGACTTCCATGGTTATCCGCGAGGGGAAAAATTCAGCCCAGCAAATTCCTATTAACGGCCTCTATTTTGCAATTGGTTATATTCCAAATTCTGCATTATTTAAAACCAAGCTAGCGGTAGATAATCAAGGATTTATTAAGGTAGAACCACAAACACAAAAAACTACAGTGCCAGGAATTTTTGCGGCAGGAAATGTTGCTGCTTCTGATAAAGAATATGGAAAAGCGGGTGTTGCGAGCGGAAGTGGCGTTAAAGCTGGGATGGACACGATCGCATTTCTGGAAAAAATTGGTTTTACGCAAGAGCAAGCGGAAAAAACGGCTCCTCGCTTTTATCAACCACCAACTATGAACGATGAAAATACGCTGAATAAAAAAAGTGTGCTTTCCGATTATTATTCAATAGAATCGGTACAGAATTAA
- the glyA gene encoding serine hydroxymethyltransferase — MEDKIQTAEHIKKTPKVRALSSVDSEIFAVVTQEAKREEQTLNLIASENYVPKVILEASASVLTNKYAEGYPGKRYYGGCHIVDKAEILAQERCKELFGAEHVNVQPHAGSQANMAVYFSSLNPGDTILGMSLSEGGHLTHGHHVNFSGKIFKSVSYTVNKETEQLDFDQIRILAHQHKPKIIIAGASAYSRTIDFEKFAQIAKEVNALFMADIAHIAGLIAAKLHPSPIESADFVTSTTHKTLRGPRGGLIMCKKQYATQIDKATMPGMQGGPLMHVIAAKAVAFKLALAPDFALYQQQIIKNAQALSKAFSELGYRIVSGGTDNHLMVLDLRSKNINGKQAEQILDQVHIVLNRNCIPFDPQPALLTSGIRIGTPALTTRGMKEEDMHQVALLIHDALEHHESVQHMSAIKKEVKKLCAQFPIY; from the coding sequence ATGGAAGATAAAATACAAACAGCTGAACATATCAAAAAAACCCCAAAAGTACGGGCTCTTTCTAGCGTCGACAGTGAAATTTTTGCTGTCGTTACGCAAGAGGCAAAAAGAGAAGAACAAACGCTGAACCTCATCGCTTCAGAAAATTATGTTCCCAAAGTTATTCTTGAAGCATCAGCGTCAGTTCTCACGAACAAGTATGCAGAAGGGTATCCCGGAAAGCGCTACTATGGCGGCTGCCATATAGTCGATAAAGCTGAAATTCTGGCACAAGAACGATGTAAAGAACTTTTTGGCGCAGAACATGTAAACGTGCAACCCCATGCCGGGTCTCAAGCTAATATGGCGGTTTACTTTTCATCCCTCAATCCGGGAGACACGATATTAGGAATGAGCCTATCTGAAGGTGGACATTTAACGCACGGCCATCATGTTAATTTTTCTGGCAAAATCTTTAAAAGTGTTTCATACACGGTAAATAAAGAAACAGAACAACTCGATTTTGATCAAATTCGCATCTTGGCTCATCAACACAAACCAAAAATTATTATTGCGGGCGCATCTGCTTATTCACGTACTATTGATTTTGAAAAGTTTGCTCAGATTGCAAAAGAAGTAAATGCGCTTTTTATGGCCGATATCGCACATATTGCTGGCCTCATTGCAGCAAAACTGCATCCAAGCCCAATTGAAAGTGCCGATTTTGTCACAAGCACGACGCACAAAACATTGCGCGGGCCGCGTGGCGGTTTGATAATGTGCAAAAAACAATATGCCACCCAAATCGATAAAGCAACGATGCCTGGAATGCAAGGCGGCCCATTAATGCATGTTATCGCAGCAAAAGCGGTAGCTTTCAAACTTGCACTCGCTCCCGATTTTGCTCTTTATCAGCAGCAGATTATTAAAAACGCACAAGCGCTTTCAAAAGCGTTCAGTGAGTTGGGTTATCGAATAGTTTCAGGCGGAACAGACAATCACTTAATGGTCCTCGATTTACGAAGCAAAAATATTAATGGAAAACAAGCGGAACAAATTTTAGATCAAGTGCATATCGTTCTGAATCGAAACTGCATCCCTTTCGATCCGCAGCCCGCTTTATTAACGAGCGGCATTCGAATTGGAACCCCAGCGCTTACAACCCGCGGAATGAAAGAAGAAGATATGCATCAAGTTGCGCTCTTAATTCACGACGCACTGGAACATCACGAATCGGTTCAACACATGAGTGCGATAAAAAAAGAGGTTAAAAAATTGTGTGCCCAATTTCCCATTTATTAA
- a CDS encoding HAD family phosphatase has product MQLLKNSFKLFSLLFLIRSSSIMRAEITSIIFDIGGVLLEGNAHSLIDQLALSKDEKKQLLDFIKSEGWRLWDAGKITQDELIALGDNRPALKVLISLFLSPQRAFIGETREVVNKLKDRGYKLYVLSNFSHESYETFILGRAEFFNLFDGIVCSSKLGKIKPDKEIFLELFGRFKIEPADALFIDDSLENIEAGQKLGLKGLHYLPGTLKEKLAEHAI; this is encoded by the coding sequence ATGCAATTGCTAAAAAATAGTTTTAAATTGTTTTCACTTCTTTTTTTAATAAGATCGAGTTCGATAATGCGCGCAGAAATTACCTCAATTATTTTTGATATTGGAGGAGTTTTGCTTGAAGGCAATGCGCATTCTTTAATTGACCAGTTGGCTCTATCGAAAGATGAAAAAAAACAATTGTTGGATTTTATCAAATCTGAAGGATGGCGACTATGGGACGCGGGAAAAATAACGCAAGATGAGCTGATTGCTTTAGGCGATAATCGGCCAGCTCTTAAAGTACTGATATCTCTTTTTTTAAGCCCTCAGCGGGCGTTCATTGGTGAAACGCGGGAAGTGGTTAATAAATTGAAAGATCGTGGATACAAATTGTATGTTTTGTCTAATTTTTCCCATGAAAGTTACGAAACATTCATTTTAGGCCGCGCAGAGTTTTTTAATCTTTTTGATGGGATTGTTTGTTCATCAAAACTTGGAAAAATCAAACCCGATAAAGAGATTTTTTTAGAGCTTTTTGGCCGCTTTAAAATTGAGCCAGCTGATGCATTATTCATTGATGATTCTTTGGAAAATATCGAGGCTGGCCAAAAGCTAGGGCTTAAGGGCCTCCATTATTTGCCTGGAACGCTCAAAGAAAAGCTCGCTGAGCATGCTATTTAA
- the efp gene encoding elongation factor P gives MISAGDFRKGTKILYKGEPYMVVDFQWTKPGKGGAYVKAKMKNMISGLIHEDTFRSGEKLPQPDLEYRQMQFLYREGDIYHFLDQESYEQFSFNKDQVDEALPYMKEEIIYTILFFSERPIAVTPPLFVQLKVKETPPGVRGDTAQGGATKPATMETGLVLQVPLFVNEGETLKVDTRDGSYIERVQV, from the coding sequence GTGATTTCGGCAGGCGATTTTCGTAAAGGGACAAAAATTCTCTATAAAGGTGAGCCCTATATGGTTGTTGACTTTCAATGGACCAAACCTGGCAAGGGCGGTGCATATGTCAAGGCCAAAATGAAAAATATGATTAGTGGCCTCATCCATGAGGATACATTCCGTTCAGGCGAAAAGCTTCCTCAGCCAGATCTCGAATATCGTCAAATGCAATTTCTTTACAGAGAGGGCGATATTTATCATTTTCTTGATCAAGAATCGTATGAACAATTTTCATTCAATAAAGATCAAGTTGACGAAGCGCTTCCCTATATGAAAGAAGAGATTATTTATACAATTCTTTTCTTTTCTGAGCGTCCAATTGCGGTTACTCCGCCACTCTTTGTTCAGTTGAAGGTAAAAGAAACGCCGCCTGGCGTTCGTGGTGACACCGCGCAAGGCGGCGCGACCAAGCCGGCGACAATGGAAACGGGATTAGTATTGCAAGTGCCGCTGTTTGTTAATGAGGGTGAAACGCTCAAAGTCGACACTCGAGACGGCAGCTATATCGAACGTGTACAAGTATAA
- the nusB gene encoding transcription antitermination factor NusB, which produces MDDQIKPEALVETEINDAQVDQWRSFNDLSARSKRALIFHLLYAIDSYDSSISAEGVADMFNRGYELDIPLDSDVVKTSDTIAAQHSELDKKYLPFLTNWRADRLGVATKLILRYAVWELINTDVSSSIIINEAVELAKAYAERDAYKFINGILEEVLKTMPGRAQLGQPVDQK; this is translated from the coding sequence GTGGACGATCAAATCAAGCCAGAGGCACTGGTTGAAACTGAAATTAATGATGCCCAGGTTGATCAGTGGCGATCATTTAACGATCTTTCGGCGCGCAGTAAGCGTGCTCTCATTTTCCATTTACTTTATGCAATCGATTCGTACGATTCTTCTATTTCGGCTGAAGGTGTTGCAGATATGTTTAATCGTGGATATGAGTTAGATATCCCTCTTGATAGCGATGTAGTGAAAACCTCAGATACGATTGCTGCCCAACATAGCGAACTCGATAAAAAATATTTGCCATTTTTAACCAATTGGCGCGCCGATCGTCTTGGGGTAGCTACAAAGCTTATTTTGCGTTATGCCGTTTGGGAATTAATCAATACCGATGTTTCGTCATCGATCATAATTAACGAAGCAGTAGAATTAGCAAAGGCTTACGCTGAACGGGACGCTTATAAATTCATTAACGGCATTTTGGAAGAAGTTTTGAAAACTATGCCGGGCCGTGCGCAATTGGGGCAACCTGTTGATCAAAAGTAA
- the murI gene encoding glutamate racemase translates to MKQRIGVFDSGIGGLTVLQQLMTSHAADYFYVADTANLPYGNKTAEQIKLFSAEIVSFLITKQIDICIIACHTSSAIAFNDLQKSFTELRIIGVMNSVCQVAAAQTKTGQIGIIATPATIARHAHKETLLSLNDQFTIIEQACPELVPTIEAPKIDREKIKVLLEEYLAPMKTHCVDTLIVGCTHYALIKDEIKKILGEHVKLISADETIVLENFQASKTSSSFLSSLECFVTGDKNYFDQKASSLLTTKVNAKQINFTKNSPSIDLDHKIL, encoded by the coding sequence ATGAAACAAAGAATCGGTGTATTTGATTCGGGAATTGGCGGACTCACGGTTCTTCAACAATTAATGACGTCGCATGCTGCCGATTATTTTTATGTAGCAGACACGGCAAACTTACCCTATGGAAACAAAACTGCGGAACAAATAAAACTGTTTAGCGCTGAAATTGTTTCCTTCTTAATAACAAAGCAAATAGATATATGCATCATTGCATGTCACACTTCATCAGCGATTGCTTTTAATGATTTACAAAAATCATTTACTGAACTCAGAATAATTGGCGTGATGAACAGCGTATGCCAAGTAGCTGCGGCGCAAACAAAAACGGGGCAAATTGGCATCATTGCCACGCCCGCCACCATTGCACGCCACGCCCACAAAGAAACGCTGTTGTCCCTTAATGATCAATTCACGATCATTGAACAAGCATGCCCCGAATTAGTGCCGACCATTGAAGCACCAAAAATTGATAGAGAAAAAATTAAAGTATTACTTGAAGAATATTTAGCACCGATGAAAACTCATTGCGTTGATACGCTTATTGTAGGTTGCACACATTATGCGCTCATAAAAGATGAAATTAAAAAGATTTTAGGTGAACATGTTAAACTAATTTCCGCGGATGAAACAATAGTGCTTGAAAATTTTCAAGCAAGTAAAACTAGTTCAAGCTTTTTATCATCCCTTGAATGTTTTGTTACGGGAGACAAAAATTACTTTGATCAAAAGGCTTCGTCCCTTTTGACAACAAAAGTGAACGCAAAACAGATAAATTTTACAAAAAACTCTCCATCTATCGATCTTGATCATAAAATCTTATAA